acctagtaaacctgtgactactaggaacacgagtcttcttgaattaattcacaccgacctagctgacttcaaaaatgttgcaagtagaggtggcaagaattattatgttacgtttatagatgactgttctagatacacccgtgtctatttgcttaagactaaagatgaagctgaacactcttttataaactttaagaatgaagttgagaaccaacttgacagaaaaattaaaagggtaagatctgatagaggtggtgagtataaatccagtTATCTAGCTGACTTCTGTGCtgcaaacggtttaatacatgagactagtccaccttatttaccccaatccaatggtgtagctgaacgtaaaaatagaaccttaaaagaaatgatgaatgctatgcttttaagttctggcctatctgacgatatgtgggggaAGCAATACTTTtcgcttgtcacattcttaatcgtgtacctcataagaaaatcgACAAGACCCCCTatgagatttggaagggctatcctcctaacctaagttaccttagagtgtgggggtgtttggctaaagtgggcttacctgactttaggagacctaccgttggacctaagacctatgattgtgtgtttataggttatgctcaaaatagctctgcttatagatttatgtctttgagtgaccgttatatatctgaggctagagatgccgaATTTTTTGAGCATATTTTTCCTTTTCAGAAAATTGTTGTACCATCTCCTAGTTTATCTGTTGCATCTCATGAtttgtcttcacatgctagtagtagTAGTACTTCTATTGATGTTCCTGTTGAACCTAGAAGAAGTAAAAGACCTAGATGCCCAAAGAACTTTGGTGATGATTATGATACAACTATGTTGTCTGAACTAggatacactgtttgtgctagtgatgagtttgtttcagcttttttaatagaagatgacccaaaaacttatagtgaggcaatgaaatccattgatgctaatttttggaaagatgctattaaaagtgaacttgactctattgtgtcaaatcagacttgggagttgactgatttacctaaaggtagtaaacccattacgagtaaatggatctttaaaaagaaaatgagacctgacggtacaatagagaggttcaaagctagacttgtagttagaggctttacacaaaagaagggtattgattaCTTTGATACCTATTCTCCTGTGACCAAGATTTCGACTATAAGAACTCTTGTCGctttagctgctattcataaccttattatacatcagatggatgttaaaactgctttcttgaatggtgagctaaaggaagagatctatatgtcgcaacctgaagggtttgtggttaagggtcaagagaataaagtgtgtaaactgaacaagtcactttatggtctgaaacaagcacctaaacagtggtatgagaaattcaaCACTACTTTGATGAGTAATGGCTTTATgattaacaattctgattcatgtgtttattccaaagtgatagaatctgattgtgtgcttatatgcctttatgttgatgacatgttaatacttggtaataatttagaggtgataattagaaccaaagattttttgtcatcacattttgagatgaaggacttaggagaagctgatgttatcctaggagttaaggtcatccgaaaccccaatggaatctgtctaagtcaatctcattatgttgaaaaagtgttgaaaaagtttaactgctttaatgatgtgcctgctagaacaccctatgatcctagtgtacacttgtgtaaaaacttgggcaagagtgtttcccaagaagagtatgctaaaatcctaggtagtgtgatgtttttaatgaactgtactcgaccagatattgcttatgcagttagtagactgagtcgttatacacataaccctagtaatgaacactggaatgctcttcgtcgtttactaaaatacctaaaaggaacagttgacttatgtttgcattatagtaaatttctctttgtgttagagggatattgtgatgcgaaATCGGGTTGCagtaacgatgagatctgttctactagtggttatgtctttaccatgggtggaggtgctatatcgtggaagtcctcAAAATGGACTTGTatcgcacgctctaccatggaatcgagttcatagctcttgagttggcgggACAAGAGGTGAATGGTTGAGAAACCTTTTAGCTGATATACCAGTGTGGGGCGGACGGCTAACACCGGTCTCCCTACACTGTGACTCGCAGGCTgctattggtgttgcaaagaatagtgtctacaattcaaagaagagacacattcgaataaggcatgctgcagttagacaactccaagacaacggagtgattgctttggactatgtgaagtccgaaaacaatctttcgatccctttactaaagggtggctaggagactagtcgttgatacgtcggggaatggggcttaagtccttaggtcaagagtgagacttgactaggtctaaagcttctatttctatggcgttgtatgattcatagcctctatggtggtgcttttgagacgcacttgatgaatcatacaccaggttggacttatgtccttaatgactcatgtgagaagtgctattgagaagcacttgagtcacctacgtaggtgtaacaatcattagactatgagaagtcttctgaacacatctattagtaccgaggtaaacgcataactctaaaagagcgcgttgcactttcgcGGAACGATCCTAAtatgaaggtatgatatgtgttgtgggggtatCGACAGGAAGCTcggctaggaattcaaatcgcaagatattctctcgctgtaagtaagttgtttcctcattgcactaaagtgtcaattcaaatcgaaagatattgatacctaagtatccaatccttcctttacccagttTTTTCTTAGTTCTTTTCTTCTCCatcagtgggggattgttggaagtgaTGCAGTGAAAAGCAACAATAGTTGTTGGAgtttgtcccacatcggtgggaAACTCCCTCTTCTTGTTGTTTATATTGCTACCTTCTACTGATGGGCTAAGAGATTGGTCCAAGGTGGGTTTTGTGTGTGTTTGTTGGGccagtgggtttgggtccaacacacacacgcgcgcgcgcgccggcccggcccggctcgagctcgggctcgggtttgggtttgggtagagcacctgcggtgcgggccaaaggccccctTTTACCTTTTTGGGCTTTTGAGTGTGAAGTGGGCTGTGTATTTAACTGCTTTGAGAATCAGTCAAATAAGACTGTTAGTGGGGGCGATTAAGGAGCTGTTTAATCTCCACTAATCACGTCTTTGACCTCTGATTATGGGGAACCGTTTTTGCTCCTCTGTTGCTCTATGTTTGCTATAAATAGAGCATCCCCTCTCAGTTTATACACATCAATTATCACACTTatcttctctctttctcttttgctCTTCTAATAAATTTCTGGGTAAAGTTCTACTATTATTTCGTTCCAAGTCTCTCAGTTCCGAGTGGGCGGAACTGCGTCGAGGCtgtagtgttaaccttggggaactaccggcactagctgatcgccaccacggtcgtaccggagaaatagttttcaaggcagtggtttATACACGGCACTACATTCGGGTTTATTCTTTCTCATCGCTTCTAATTTCGTCTTCGACTGGTATATTTATTCTCCTTCTGTTTTCGCATATTTCGAATAACACTCTTAGTAGATATGGAATTATCAGTGTTGTTTACGAGTAGGACGATGGACCAACTCTACCCATAAAATAACACCAATAAATAAAGAGTGAAACAATTACATAACACTCATATTTGAGCCCTGGCCAATTGGCCATTGGTGAATCACATCGATCTTTTTGTTAGTCAATTGTTTTTGTTTAAATTTTGGCATCACATGAACATTATTGTTATAAACACATTACCTATTTTAAGTGATTAGGTTGCAATTAGggctgttaatgagacgagacagctcgcgagcaactTGAGATCGGCTCGGTTAAAGCTCGGCTCGTGCGAGCTCGactcgggctcgggctcgggttcggctcgagagcttaacgagcCAAGCTGAGCAAACGCTGGCTCGACTTGAAAAGCTCgcgagcggctcgaacttgtgtgattagATATAATATTGCTCATATGTTCTAAAAATATTCTATcatgattatatatttgtatcacaGATATCTAATGTCACACTGATTTGtcaaatatttttacatataaccttcgagcctttttattgaaaatattggaaggaaaaaaatcaaaaaattagcaattatatataggctcgatttgagctcgagtttggctcgagcttgcattaaagctcgcaagcttgataacgagcacattttttccaagctcgggtaagctcgagatcggctcaaGCTCGTgttttggttcttgagcacaagccgagcaaggccaaactcgggctcggctcggctcgttaacacccctaGGTGGGATAGTGTAGTAACACAGGCTGTGGAAAGTCAACCCTAAGACATCATGAATCACTAGCATAACATGGCTTGACTAATTGACTTAGTCAACACTCCAGTATTTTTAAGAGATTTAATACTCCAAATTGAGGGCATCTAATGACAAATTTATAatcataatttaatttaaataaaaaaataactaaGATTAAAGTTCTAATTTGCCACTAAAAGACAAAAGTCAAACATGTTTAAGTATAACAATTGTTTTTTACACCGTATTTACGTGAATATGTTTCCAGATCTACATCATGACACTCTTTtagtctttaagaaaacaaaataaTTGTTCACAAAATGTGACTTTAGACGAACATTATTCGTTTAAAGTTATAAACGGGTCAAATAGgtcataataagacaaacaacaagtggaTGGTCGGGATTTTCTTATTATAaaagtggtgacatatttgacATGTCTAATAGACGGATATACCTGTATACAATGATACTAATTGGTAATTGTTATTATACACTTGCATCCATGTTAATGACATCAAAGTCGCGGAGCAATTAATACGATGGTGATAATGAAGGAAATTAAATTAGCGTGTagatgacatgttgttgtaataaGATAATGACATTACACACTTGAACAAAGTCTTAAATAAAACCAATAATTATACGATAATAATATTTATcataaaactttttatttcagtCTTCTTAACATGTATTCTTATTGTATATTTTAGAAAAcccatattaataataataataatactgaaAAAGATACATAAAGTATAAATTACCATAGAGTTGTCCAGCCTTTTTTTGTTTTTCTGGTTTACGTTCAAGGCTAGGCCTTACCCAGTCTAGGGTATATTTTGTTATCCTGCCGATGGGACGATAATGTATGGCGCCCACTCGTGAAATTCTCGAAGAGTTtccaagaaaacacaaaaatgtcTTTTAGTCGAAAAAACCCTAAAAAGAAAGATTACCCCTAACCCATTTTTCTTTGCAACTTGATTAATTCAGTATGTGCAAGTAAATTGATAGGTATGTTATGCAACTTAAATTGTCTAACAAGTTTTATACGTAACATGAATTGTTTAGCAAGTCGTATACATAACTCAAATCGTCGAGTGAGTTCTATACCTATCAAAATTGGCTGACGAGTTTTATACGCATTTATCATGTCAATCTTCCGAAAATGAAGAAGAATAATGATGACGGGTAAgattttgattttctttcttttGCAAACTCATGGAAATTTTAGCAAAATGCATTTTAGGGGGATAATACAAATTTAAATATAGTATTGGTAATATACCCTATGGATTAAGATGATCATATTAAAAGagatatataataatatattaaaGAAATAACATTATCTGATATGAGtgacatatatttaattatttactaCTTAAGTAGTAGCTGTATTCATATTTGGAACAACAATCATTACAAGAACGTTGCTCGAAGATTACTCTTCCCTCATCAAATCTTATATATAAAGACTTAATAATTAATAAAGTCGTATAATATACACACAAAGGAACATTGTTCATATTATCAACTacaaataaaagaagagaaaatgaatGTAACAAAAGGAAAAGATAGTGATGAAGATAATACAAAAATGTATGTTCATGATTCATCAATTGATTTCAAAGGGAGAGTTCCTCTTCGAGCTTCTACTGGTTGTTGGAAAGCTGCCTTTTTCATCCTAGGTAACTTCACCTAACTACTCTCGAATTCATTACTAACATAGAGTCTCGTTTCATACTGTCTTAAGCTTAAGATGACATCTTTTATACTATGTGATTCATTTAATGCTGACTAAAACAATACTAGTAGGTTGTAAAATTCAGGCGGTTTAAGCAAGACTAAGTGACTAACCCCTTAAGTAATGTCAGGAAAATGTTTGATGAATCGAAATTTAAGTATATTAGAAAATTAAAGTTGAATGAAACTATTTCAGATAGTTATAGTCAGTTCGTTTAGTTTGATTTTTTACTTCAGTTTGATTGTTTAATTCAGGTCGATTCTATGGATAAAGTGAATCTTTTGTATATACTTTACTgtaattttatttttgtaatttgctTGTAATTTGAATCTGTCACGTCATTTTGTGTAATCCAACACAATCTCCCTTTTGATCCAACACAAATATAACATTTTTCGTAAGACAGTCTTATCCAAGTTTATTGCGATGTAATATACAGTATGTAATAATtgtgttgatttttttttttttttgaaatgcagCAATAGAGTTTAGTGAAAAGCTGAGTTACTTTGGAATAGGAACAAATCTGATAACATACATGACAAAAGTGATGCAACAAGATCTGGAAACAGCAGTTAAAAGTGTAAACATTTGGTCTGGTGTTACTGCGGTAATGCCTCTGGTTGGTGCATTTGTTGCTGATTCTTATACTGGTGCTTATGCTATGATTCTCTTTTCTGCCTCCCTCTATGTTTGTGTAAGTTCCTTTCTTATTATTAATCTCTTATATTACCCTCTCCGTTACAGttaatagtttacatttattcTATTTCGCtattataaaataaaacaaatgtaaATAATTCACGGGAACAAAGAGAGTAATTATTTTGCCAAATTTTGCTTACTAGGCCTAAGTTTATTACTTTTGTGACTTCATCAATCGAGTTCGTGTCTTGACCCTTAAATCCTCGTCACGTGTATATTGATCGTGATTATGATGATTATTACGATGAGTTGTTATTAGATTGTTAGATTTCGGCCTAGGAGGGGCTCGTTGGCGGAGCCATGTGTAAAGTTCCGAGGTCCAAGGACACTGAAAAACGATTTGTGTATTTTATCCGTCATTTAAgggaaaatataaataaaatatataaaattaTACCTTTATTTGTAAAAATAGTTTTAATATTTTTTTGGACACGCCACTAGGAGGGGGGCTTCATGACAGAAAATGGATGCATGTGATGATGTGCAACTATCAACCGACGCACGACTGAGAGTGTTTCAAAATCAATAATATCATCCGtgttagtcaattgtttacctttaaaTTTGGCACAAAGTATATTTATTGGATGTTAAGTGGACAATAATATATTTGAGTGATCAAATTACTCGGCAAAATCTTTCTTAATttgaaaagataaataaataaataagacacTCGTAAAAAAAATAAGTAAACATGTGACCGAGACGGTgggtagacctggcaaacgggtcagGTCAGGTTCGGGTCAATTTCGAGTTAGGTCATTTCGGGTCTGTAGACTTCGGGTCGGGTTCGAGTCATTTTCGGATCagctattatcaagttatttataaTTTATGGATAACAATCAGCTTGTAACAATAAATATTCGAGCGGGTTATATCGGATTGGGTGAATTCGGGTTCGGGTCAACTTCGGGTCTTGAATTTGGGTATCAAATTGAATTATTCGGGTCAGATCAATTTTACTAGTGAGATTACTAATTTAGGCAGGCATGTGTTGGTTGTTGAATGTGTTCATTATTGGATAAGTTGGTGAAGTCATTAGTGGGGGTCATGCTAGTGGGTTAGTTTAGTCAAGTATTATGGGTAAGTGGCCCAATGTTGTGGCCTTGTTGGTAGTGTTGAATAGAGTTGGAAGTGTTTTATTGATGTATCTTTGATTGGTGTGATTAATGAAAAACAAATATTTCAATTCTACCATTAATTGTTAGTTTGTTACATTGTTGCACTAACTATAGCTTTATTTTTAGGGAGTCCCATAACACTTGGAACAATAAGGAGTGTTCAGTTACAAAGTGTTACTCCTTGGTCCCGATTAATAGTTATCATTTCTATTTTTAGGCGTATAAGAATCAGCAACAAATCTTGATATTATAATGTTTACCCTTTACACTTTTAAGTTTTAACTACTGATTCTGTTTTTGATGACGAGGAAACCCATAACCGCTATTTTTGATGCGTACTGAATAAATTATCGAGTATACGTGATAGCTTGCAAACCACATATATCATTTATTTAATCAAGTCTAGTTTAGTTACGAAGTAcaatttatatttttaattaaatcttGTCAGGGATTAAGTCTACTAACCATGGCGGAATACATACCAACCCTTAAACCTTGCACCACATGTGAGCATGGCAACAAAAAACATGAAGTCCTCTTCTTCTTAGCCATCTACCTCGTCTCACTCGCAACCGGCGGCTACAAACCATGTTTACAAAGCTTCGGAGCTGACCAATTCGACGAAAACAATGCCAAGGAAAGGAAACAAAAGATGTCCTTCTTCAACTGGTGGAATATCTCCCTTTGTTGTGGGATCTTCTTCGGAGTAACATTGATTGTGTATATGCAAGATAATGTCGCATGGGGTCTCGGGTTTTTGATACTTGCCTTAACAATGGCTGTGTCTCTCTTGGTGTTTATATTCGGAAGGCCGTTTTATAGGTACAAGAATTCCCCTCTTGGTAGTCCCTTGACTACTTTGTTGCAGGTCTTTGTTGCTGCTTTCGTTAAGCGGAATCTACCTTCTCCTTTCGATCCTTCTTTTTTGTACGAGGGTTCCAAGTCGCCCGGGAAGCCCTCTTTGAGCCACACCAATAGACTCAGGTACCTATGTCAGCCAGTTTAGCCGATAAAGTCATTGATTATAGCAAGTAACACATATATAGGGTTTTAGCAAATGTCAGTATTTCCTGAAAAAAGTTACCATCAATTTATTGCGAGGATGTTGCAAATTACCCCATAACTTAAACTACGTGCAAATAAGCCCCTAAGTTTCACTTGTAACAAATTAGCCCCACAACTTTCCAAAAATGTAcaattaagcacaaatcaagttttttatcatttttttaactaaaacctatttttttatattataaaAACTACTataaatatatttcttaaataattaaatataatatttacatattcaacAAAAAAATGCGAACCAATTTTAGTATAAACAAAAATTTGGTCATGTAACTTTTCATTGTAACATCATTAATAATTCTCATAGTAAGAACATTTTTCgccaaaataattaaaaaaatatttgaaCTTGTTTTTCAATAAACAAGAATTTTAGGATTAAAATCTAAtcaataattttgattttcaataatagtaaaatatttagttaacaaattttattcttaaaaataagatatgTGGTTAATTGCACATTAAGAGAAACTTATGTGGTTGATttgctacatttataagttaAGCGTCACTCGTTATTATAAAATGTTTACATATTCTCGTCTTAAGTTAAGACTATCGTCTTTTAAGGAAGGAAACTTGTTGTTTATTTGGTTTAGTTGGTTTATTAAGGTTATATATGGTTTGCTTCATAATTTTCGACAGATGTTTGGATAAAGCCGCTATCATAGAAGAAGATCAAGAAAACGATGGACCAGCAAGTCGATGGAGACTAGCAAGCGTGACACAAGTCGAGGAACTAAAGCTAGTTATACACATGATACCAATATGGCTAAGTTGCTTAGTATTTGGCGTAGGAATTGCACAAGGAACGACATTTTACGTCAAGCAGGGGAGTTTAATGAATAGAAGACTCTCCAAACACTTTGAAATCCCACCGGCAACTTTATTCATCATGACCGCCATTGGAATGGTTATCACGGTTGCCCTCTACGACAAGGTACTCCTCCCATTAGTAAGGAAATCAACCAAAAACGAGAGAGGAATCAATATCCTTACTAGGATGGGCATAGGCATGTTCATCTTAATCATCGCGATAATAATATCTGCCTTGGTTGAGAAAAAGAGGCTAACTAGTGCTCGAAATGGAGTTTCATTGAGCGCGTTTTGGCTAGCGCCTCAATTCCTATTGCTAGGCATAGGAGACGGGTTTTCACTAGTAGGAATGCAAGAGTACTTTTATGATCAAGTTCCTGACTCGATGAGGAGCATGGGTTTGGGACTGTACCTTAGTGTCATTGGTGTTGGGAGCTTCCTTAGTACCTTTCTCATAATCATCGTGAATAAGTTTTCGACGAAGAAATGGATTGGAAAGGATTTGAATCATAGTCGCCTTGACTATTTCTACTGGTTTCTGACCGTCATTTTCGTAGTGAATTTGTGTGTTTATGTGTATTTGGCTAGGAATTATAGGTACAAAAATGTCGAAAGACGTGTTAGTGATGTTAATTCATGTGATGATATGTAGATCACAAATGTTTATCAATAAACATTGGaaaaaaaactaattatttgcTAAGACGATCTTATACTCCGATTCATTTAATAATTTTGTTTTGAGTAAATTACTAAAGAGTTTATGATTCTAAGTACCTAAAAGGAGGAGAGGGTGAATTATGTACTATTTTAAAaagttcaacttaatctttattgaattaaagcaagttgattaatgatatgaagaacaagtggatacatcaaataaatcGATTCATTAAGAGTGTATCACGTTGTTAAGAATGATTGTTGAATTGTAAGGCAACGGTTGATCTGATTGTTGCTTGTTTGTCTTAGCACAAGAGATTAATTCTATTGACCAAAAGCAACCGTGTctagaaccgttgttaaataaaaatGTAAGTGAAGAACAAGTAAGATAAATACAGCGGAAATAAAAGTAACGAGAGATCAACACGATGTTTTATTAATAAGTGAAGTGATCTACTGAtcttgtgacaccctcattcattgcggaaaagtaaatacataattctagataaaaactgcatggatatgtttgtaataggttcatttgggtaaaaatttgtaatttttaaaacctgaacttgttataaaaatatccaaatgggaagaatttttttccaaaatggaGCTTTTTCACAAAATAATTAACAAAATAGGTTCACTTTCAAATTTATTACCGAAAATGGGTCCACGTAATCACCGAAGCTAGGCTCGTATTCAAGTCGCTCACCCGATCAGCGACCATACCCAAGGTGCCACTTTATGCCAATCCAAACCTCAGTATGGTACTTTAAACAAAGTCGCTGGGTGAGCGAGCGTTTTGAGTTGTAGTCGTCCTCCCCCTAGGCGATTTCAGAAGTCCAGTAGCAGGCTTAATTTGCACAAATATACCCCCTCTCAGGATAAAGTCGCTGTGGGAGTGGGCGGTTATAGCTCAAGTCGCCAGCCCCCCAAGCGACTTGCATCTGCGTCCTCTCCAACTTCAGCATCAGTGTTCTTCACGAATCCTTTCTCCATTTCTACAATCCATTCTTTTAGTATCCCTCCATTTGTCAGGTAaaaaatcatcatcatcatcatgaagAACAATATAGCACAAATCAACACCAAATACTTGTTTGATATTGAATAGAGACCAATAACTTGacatttaatcaaattaattgACTGATCTGGGGTGGTTTTTGGAGGAAAAATCGGGTAAGAGGAGTTAGGGTTTTGATttggtatttttttttatttgggaaTGAAGGACTGGGAATTGGGAAAGAAGAGGGGTTTTATGGAATATAGCGTGGAAGCAAGTCGCTGACCGCCTCAACGACTTTACCCATTGCCCAGCTTCGCCAAATCCGatcctacgtggacccattttcgGTAATAAAGTTAAAAGTTAACCTATTTTGTTAATTATTTTGTGAAAAAAacctattttggaaaaaaattcaaatgggaaggtgtcaaacatgcaaggtccaaaataaatcacatacataaaacatcgctaaagtcgcgaaacaaagttatacaacccaaatatgaaaaagggagacatatgtccctaaaaagtgtatgacataaaagtgtttaagggtcacaataataTAAAGCTAATCTAGGTCCCAAatttactttgctcgctagctcgtccatgtaccccatatatgcatcacctacatgccaatcgcattttatacaaatacgaaagccacagtcagtggggagtaactccgagttctcccagccacgaaatgtcataattaatataacatgtaaacataaaaatatgaatacgaatcacatatagccttagcatatagatgctagacaatcgtgcttatcatgtgaacaacaatataacaacacatagtcctagcatgtgaatactagaccgactcatattacactatcatgtgaatcacataacatccaggaatccaaactctatcaaccatagccggcttgcatctcaccttctatgattcatagaatcatcaaacaagaaaggacaatatatctagagacatacataagttcttaggacagttaatagtcactctgtaactcgagtctataccacgaggtaaggtaaacaccctagtcctaaacctgcacagacctagcgacatgcggaaaataccgcatccaagacccatgattacacacatgagtacccctaaggagtctaccaaagggttggctagtacttaagctgaccacatatgtaatactcc
The Silene latifolia isolate original U9 population chromosome 11, ASM4854445v1, whole genome shotgun sequence genome window above contains:
- the LOC141612421 gene encoding protein NRT1/ PTR FAMILY 5.6-like, translated to MNVTKGKDSDEDNTKMYVHDSSIDFKGRVPLRASTGCWKAAFFILAIEFSEKLSYFGIGTNLITYMTKVMQQDLETAVKSVNIWSGVTAVMPLVGAFVADSYTGAYAMILFSASLYVCGLSLLTMAEYIPTLKPCTTCEHGNKKHEVLFFLAIYLVSLATGGYKPCLQSFGADQFDENNAKERKQKMSFFNWWNISLCCGIFFGVTLIVYMQDNVAWGLGFLILALTMAVSLLVFIFGRPFYRYKNSPLGSPLTTLLQVFVAAFVKRNLPSPFDPSFLYEGSKSPGKPSLSHTNRLRCLDKAAIIEEDQENDGPASRWRLASVTQVEELKLVIHMIPIWLSCLVFGVGIAQGTTFYVKQGSLMNRRLSKHFEIPPATLFIMTAIGMVITVALYDKVLLPLVRKSTKNERGINILTRMGIGMFILIIAIIISALVEKKRLTSARNGVSLSAFWLAPQFLLLGIGDGFSLVGMQEYFYDQVPDSMRSMGLGLYLSVIGVGSFLSTFLIIIVNKFSTKKWIGKDLNHSRLDYFYWFLTVIFVVNLCVYVYLARNYRYKNVERRVSDVNSCDDM